The genomic segment NNNNNNNNNNNNNNNNNNNNNNNNNNNNNNtttttttttttaaaccaaaccgTAAAAAGCAACACGGTTGcttttgtcatttttatttttttttttaagataaaacTTTGTAAGTTTTgtcctttagtaataatatattacttttcttgtttcttcaaaacaaaacgactcgaggagaaaaaattgatgtttattactggtggtacaTCCGATCGATTTTTTatgaacgaggctctgataccattgatagaaaacagatacagaacgattcatgaagatcgataagcatgcacgacaaacactataaaatacatgttttaggcatacctgaatccattgttgaagaataagaactcttcaatgtcttcttgtatgctccttgtacaacacgatcaatgttggtctggtctaccctctttcccttatgctttttgattgttagcttcacttaatgggtaagtgataactatatataggggtgagggtagggaccaaccctgcaaaaaaattagggtttcctccccattaaggaaacaataccttaggtccacacatagtaataaatatttcataccattaaggtgtgctaatagaatccaatatctccatagagatcacttaccaataatattggattctttctgcttactccatctttagtcaacacctttaaaccggttttggaaacaaatctttgattatgctagcccacctaataggaaatcttacaattcCCCTAGGTTTCAAGAACATCAAAAAATAATCTATATGTCTAGGATTAGATAAGAACCTTCTGAGtaattgacattttttttcGGTGGTGATTCGGGAAGTACTCCACAGATGAATTTGTCAACATTCAAATGGGCTGTATTGATGAGGGATTCATTGTTTATGAATGGTAAATCCTAGCATTACGAAGACAAAAAGTTAGACAAAAGAGAACACATTGGAGAGTTCAACCCAAATCTTAAGACATCAAGTGAAAATAGCTCCTCAAATATATGAAGGCACCAAGGATAAGAAAAAACTGATTTACTACTATAACACTATATAGAACTCCTAACATCTCAACAGAACAACTAATTTTGTTATGTCAAAAAATAAGGCAACCCAGGGAATACTTTCTTAACCTACATTAGCCATGAGAACATCGATGCCAGCATTTTTGTTATCCCTGCCAAATTCACCTAATGAAGTAGGACCATTCTTCATGATCTGATTATTTTTACTCTCTTTATGTATGGATCCCATTATGGATATGTTCTCTACCAAATAGTTCCAGTATTTTGTTTTGTTGGAAGCTTTGTATAACATGTGGCTCCCTAGAGCAATTCATCCTACAATAAATCAGATGGTTAAAATTAGACATTAGattattatttgaaaaaaaaaaacctagtgCACGAGACTCCCACCATTGCAAGGTGGGGGAAAACCTCATAGCCACTCCAATCGCAATAGAAATAACAAACCCATGGCCCGAGGCTATTACTGTACGATCCCTTGTATCTATCTGCAAAATCAAAAACCTGTAGATCGAAAAAGAACATATAGATCACGATTttaatgaagaggaagaagttgATGACAGTGATGATTCATTCAAACTTGCATGAAAAAACTCACCTCCATGACCCTACTGAGAAGCTTTTGAGAGTAGGAAGGATCAGACGATCtaaagactattgaagaagctgCAAGTGCAGCAGCTGTCTCAGCTGCAACCTCTGAACCAGGGCATTGTAGGTAACCGCCTAGACGGTTCGAGGGGTACTGACCATCTCCTTAGGCCTTTCCCAACATTATGATCCGCGTAAGGGTCCCCTACTTAGAACAAAGACAGTTCCTGAGATATCTGTAGATTTAAGCAAGTAGTCTGTTCCCCAACGAACTGCCTTCTTTCTATGTTCAAGTTCCATGTCCATGAATTCCCCAAACTCTATGACACTCCAAGCTAACATTATTATTGAGAATGCCATAGGAAAATTTTACATCACACTGTCACCAGCATCACAGTATCCCCCCCACCAAATCCACCTGAGATTAGTGGGTTTTATGGgcaaatttatatataaaaaaaaaaaatcatgcatAGGATTAGTCTTCATAGATTCCAATCCGAAATTTTTGTCCGGGTTTCacttggaaaaagaaaatgttagcACCACAACAATGCCAACAACCCTCtcaactaagggtgtcaatttgctATGGATACCAAAACCATATTGAATTGTATGACATTCTTTTTTTGTACAATACGACATTGATATTTAAGATAAATTTGTTCCGTATGTATCGAACCATTTTAATTGACCAAAATCATATCGAACACTATACTGagttatatatacataaaaggcCCAAAAAAAGGCGAAAATATTGTACCAAACACCTTATTCAAACCGAATAAAAACCAtatttatatcaaataaaaattgtaCCAAAATTGTACAATAATGAATTTTCTCAATATGGTACGGTTTTAGTATCTACTTTAATTTAATATACCATACTAAATATAGTACCGATTGACaccttttcttaattttaacaaaaaaaaaagaattagtgAATTTTTTAATGAATCTCTCCTTTACCTTATTCAGAGACAAAGAATGATTTAGAAACTAAACCAAAAATGATAAACGAAAATATGTCATGAGATGTGTGTAAGAGAAAGAAGAACTCATTGTGTGACACCATGATCTTTAACCAGAGAATCGCGACTTCGATTTTAACTGTTTTTGGGTTCCAGGATGGAAGGTCAAAAACACTTGATAGAACCTTGGTTTCCGTAGCTAGAAAGTGAAGTTGAGATGCCCGTGTGACACTTTGGCACTATTTGATAACGTTCTTAGAAACATGTTTCTGCGTTTTTCTGTGCAGAGAAACGGAAAAAACGACCTTAAAACTTTTGATAAATCCATTTTGTTCCACCCGTTTTTAGAAATGCAAGTAGAAATTTATGACAATTTATGATACAAGAAACATAAATGGTCAAACATGTATAACATACATGTTtcgctgtttctagaaacaagttgAGGTCAAAATATTGGGGAAAGGCTCGATAAAAATTCGATCAAAAGGCAActtgtttatcaaacaccaaaaaatcctttAAAGTAGTCCTTGACGCAATTGTCGGTGTTATAGATCTCAGTACGGAATATCCGAGAgataaatttatcaaacacaaaaaaatccgTTTATATTCTAAGAAACGTGAAAAATCGTTTCTGCTAtttttagacacagaaacaacaaaaaagttATCAAACCAGTGCGGTGACTTTATTTGACTGGGTTCTTCTTGCTCAGAGATCGGAAATGCAGGTTCAGATTTTTATTAGGTGCCGAATATGATCCTTATTTTACACTACAATTGCTACTTGACTAGAATTCAGGTTCGAGTTTTTTCTCAACCCTAACAGAATCGGCTGAGCCCAATTCTGATACGATGCCAATGTGATTGAGTGAATcgggaaaaaaaattggttcagttttgaaaTTATGTCCAATATTGGCCCGATACGATCTTATTTTCAACTTATCCAAATCGATATCGTATCTGTAATATGGAGACCGATTTTGATACCTATAAGGTGTGTGACTTGCTTTATCACAGCAATAGATGTTGGAATATTTCCCTTCTTGTTTCTTTGTTCCTGTTGGATTTCATTATTATGCTCATTTGTATTTGAAAATCCCAATAGAGACCTCAAAGCTAAATAAAGAAGCTTATCACCAAGTGGTTGagtagagagaaaaagaggggtaTTGGGTGGGCTGACCGACTAAGTTGGAAGATTAATATGTGTAGGCTATTTAGAGAGACTTTGTGTTTGAATTTAGCCATTTTGATTTTTAGTAATCTAAGTAACTTCTTCATTGCCGAAACAGTTTCTCGATATTTTTGGGGTAAGGTTACGTAGTTCTCACCCCTCAAATCTCGTATATTTGGGATCGTTGTGCATCGAATACACCTAAGTAacttctcacaaaaaaaaaaaaaaagagtttgtaaCCACGTAATTACAACTCAACTCAGGTCCTCTAaaggtatcatttttcttttttatttttgttcatatggttttggttgcattttatattatttaNNNNNNNNNNNNNNNNNNNNNNNNNNNNNNtttttttttttttgttatttaaaaatatttgataaaatacaaaaatcaaaaagagatcaagagtcatttatgtgttttggccaaaattgatatCAATTATCTTTTAACTGACATTTAATGAGCACATGTTTAAAGTCCCAATAAtcattttatttgtaattagaaatctaaCCATTTTGCCACCTCTTCTTTAGttcaaagtgaagaaagagagttataaggaaAATGAGTGAAGGGAacatctcttcttttatttcttcaaaaCCCCATTTTGCACATAGGGATATTAATTATTCcaccctccctcccccccccccccaaaaaaaaagtagttaccaaaccatttttatgtattgatgaaaaatggtttttttttttgttcataatttttgttaaattgtcaaaaaagaaaaaagaaaaatgatactaaAGAAGGACTCAATTTATCTCAGGCCTTCATCCAAATTAAATGGAAAAATGAAACCAATGTCTTTCCCTCTCTCTTGAAGATTATGAGACAGTTTGGACAATGATTTGAGGAATTGATAGCGAGTTTGATTCGTATGGGTATCGATAGAGACCGATCTTGTATCTAGAAAgagtaaaaaggtaaaaaatcccaattttaaAGAATGTAGGGGTAAATTCGTCTGATGTAGCAAAGATGAGAAAAACTGTTGGAATTAGTGGAATTGAGCAGTTGTGTCTTAGTGTGATGCTCTATTTTCtctgcttattttctttcttggaaaaaaaaaatccacatttAGTACCCTAATCAAATTAGACGTCCATGTACTAGAAAAGGTAAATAAATATTATTGAATATATATAGAACATCAGGGATAAAGCGGGCTAATCTattacatttatgtgtgaactTTAAAGAAGGCTAAGACACCCACAAGAGGAGCATTAATGTATGTAGTGGGCTCTGATTGTGTAAACAAAATTCGAGAATCAGGGTATGTATCATTGGGATAAGGTCCTCCAACTACAGCCCCTGTCAACAAATTGGGATTAGGTTTCTTGCTCAAGAAGTATGGAGTCCCAGCTTTGCAGGCGATGTGACCTGGATGTTGATCTATTGATGGTAGAGTAGAACCTCGGTGATGTATTTTGAAGGGAAATTTCTCCCCATATCCCACCATGTATGACATCTTCATTGGATTGTTACCCAGTATGTAATCCACCTAATCCAATATTCCAAAATCTTATGTTAATACATTTCATACGAAGGTGACAAACAATGCAGTATTTTAGTAGTTGAACTATTAGGGTTCCACGCAAAAGGTGGAATTAATATTCTTACATCAGAAGTGCGTAATCTAATATGGAGATTTATAGGTACTTGGGCACATATCCTTAATGGCTAacttttaaggatgagttctGCCCAAGTCTCTAACATAAACATACTTAATAGTTCAATCATATTTCTATTACCTGGGTTTTTGCAAGTGTTATGAGCCGCTCCGAATTCGCAATGATGTTATTGCCACACTTGACGACATGATTGGTGCGCTTCAATTGAGTAGAATAAGTAAGGATGAGAAATGAAATGGCAGTTGTGTGTTGCAGATTGCTTCCTCCTGGTTTGAATAGAAGGCCACCTGACATTCATACCATAAACTTCAATAGAGAGGTTGATCATGTGCCACCAAGGTTCAAGAACACTGAAAATTGTCTATATAACTAGAATTAGAGAAGAACCTTGTGAGTAATTGACATTTCTTGTCGGTGATTCGGGAAGTACTCCGCAGATGAATTGGTCAGCATTCAAATTGGTTGTTCTAACGAGGGAATCACCATTATTCAACGGTGAACTCTACGATAATGAACATAGAAAGTTAGACAAAACAAATAGACTTTTGAAAGGGAATGTGTTGGATGGTCCAACCCAAAACCTCAAGGCATCAAGTGGAAATAGCTCCTCAGGTATATCAagtcaataagaaaaaaataaactgATATTATCAAACAACTTAGGGAGGAGACTAAAGGGATTTGGGCTTTGGAAGGTTCAATCCAACAACTTAAGGCACTTGCTTCTCAAGTAAGTCTAGGCACTTATAACTCTAGGTTGCAATGGTATGCATTTTCGAAATAAATTCTaggtctagaatgcattatgTAACCtgattcttctccattttctcgttacataatgcattctagacccAGATTCTAGTTTGATAGTGAATATCAGTCATAACCATATGCaactcccaacatctcaacTGAACAACTGATTAGTCAAAAAGTAACGCGAACCAAGGAATAGTTTCATAACTTACATTGGCTATGAGGATATTGATGCCAGCATCTTTGTTATCCCATCCGAATTCACCTGAAGTAGGACCTTTCATCTTGATCTGATTATTTGTACTCTTTCTATGTTTGGATCCCATAATGGATATGTTCTCTACCAAATAGTTCCagtattttttgttcttggaagCCTTGTATAACCATGCAGCTCCCCAGAGCAATTCATCCTACAAAAAATCAAATAGTTACAGATGGCATTgattattatttgatataaatcTAAATAATTAACAGTTGGCTATGAAGATTGACAGGAACTTGAATAAGTTTTGATACCTCATAGCCACTCCAATCACAATAGAAAGGACAAACCCATCGCCCAAGGCTAGTACTGTAAGATCCCCTGTACTTGTCTGCAAAATCGAAAACCtgtagattgaaaaaaaaaaaaaacatatagatCACCATTttaatgaagaggaagaagttgACAGTGATGATTCATTCAAACTCAAATGAGAAAGCTCACCTCCATGGCCCTTCTGAGAAGCTTTTTGGAGTAAGAAGGATTAGATGATCtaaagactattgaagaagatgCAAGTGCAGCAGCTGTCTCAGCTGCGACCTCTGAACCAGGAAGTTTTGGGGTAACCGCATAGACGGTTCGAGGAGTGTCCATGTCCTCAGGCCTTTCCCAGCAGTTATGATCCGCATAAGGATCCCCTACTTGAACAAAGACAATTCCTGGGGTGTCTGTGGATTTAAGCAAGTAGTCTGTTCCCCAACGAACTGCCTCCTTTGCATGTTCAAGTTCCACGCCCATGAACTCCCCAAACTCTACGACACTCCAAGCCAACATTGTTGTTGAGAATGCCATTGGAAAATTATACTTCACATTGTCACCAGCATCATAGTATCCTCCCACCAAATTCACCTGAAATAAGTGGGTTTTATGGAAAAagtctaaaaaaaataataaaataaataaaaaatcaaaatcatgcATGAGGGAATCAGTTGGACTCGGCCTAACTCAGTCAGACTCACTAAGCAAAGAATTAGGAGCAAGGGCACGGGTAACCGACTGGGGTGGTCATGTTGCCCTTCTACGAAGGCATTATACGCAGTCTAGCAACAATTCTTTGTTTTTACTTTAATACTTTCTTATTGCCATTttagtataatatatatatatatatatatatatatatataaatatatatatatatatatattttatcaaTGAGGGAAAATAttgtttttacataaaaaatgcaTTAAATGCTTCATTgagataattttaaattttttgaaactCTTTTTTAATCGTTAcattaaatattataataaataaCTTCTAAGAGTAAGGCAAAGACCAAAAGGAGGAGTAAAGTTCTAAACACACATATAGAGATGTCATTCAGACActtcttttaattattaaataattttgttCGGGAAGAATTTCTTATCGCACTGCTTAGCGGACACTAGTGTCTCcttatgtctatctctttcttcctaCAATACTGAGTAGATATGTCATCTCATATGAGGGAGGAGTAAGATTGACATAGAGATGCGCCACTGTATACATTATATTACTTTCCTATTTGTTGACAAGGTGAACACCTGCTGCTACCTTCacaaaaaaactagaaaaaaataattcaaaagaTAAAGCAAAGATGGAactcaaaataatgaaattgtgAAAAAGAAGACGCAGAAATAGGCTAATGTGATGCCACGAGAAAGGCGAAGAAGGCTGCAAACAAAAGAGACTGCTGAGCAAGAAGCAAAGGCAGGGTTACATcaaatcctaaaataaaataattggaGAGAGTGGTGTGTGCAAAAGTGATACACATACGGGACGTAGGAGCCATGTCCATCCCACCCAGAAAACTTTGTTCCTTCAGTTTTAAATCAGTGGTGATTTATGATTGATGTTGAACATGTTTTTTAAACCTCCATTCTATTCTATTTAAAGCGACATGTGCGGTTTGCGTTCATAAGcgcttcacccattctcctccAACCTTGAGGTCATCTTTAGAGGCATTTCCCTAATTTTCTGAAGTAGATGTAACAGTAAAACTTACTCTTTTGTCAGAACCATCGTGAAGAGCAGAGCTTTTCCTCCATTTCATCCGTTGCGTGGAAGTTAATTGTCCGGACCGTTGACcttcaaaaaacaaaatgcTCTTCGCCAAAGCATCCCCATAATTGTGCTGCTTACTTTCTCCATAGGCCACCCTCTCCATCACTACGTACGCAAGCAACAATAAAAATGAGGctaaaccagaccaacccatctctctctctgattaaaataaaaatcttctcTCTGCCTCTCAATTTTGGGTATGTGACTAATATATAACGTTTTCTTTTCACACTCTCTCTTACATTTTAGGTATATGAAATAGAGTCACCCAGAAAAGAAGGTACTCTACCTGTCCTCCACTCTATCTGTCTGTGCCTCCACTGCTCAGACAC from the Macadamia integrifolia cultivar HAES 741 unplaced genomic scaffold, SCU_Mint_v3 scaffold1981, whole genome shotgun sequence genome contains:
- the LOC122065349 gene encoding endoglucanase 8-like, which gives rise to MERVAYGESKQHNYGDALAKSILFFEGQRSGQLTSTQRMKWRKSSALHDGSDKRVNLVGGYYDAGDNVKYNFPMAFSTTMLAWSVVEFGEFMGVELEHAKEAVRWGTDYLLKSTDTPGIVFVQVGDPYADHNCWERPEDMDTPRTVYAVTPKLPGSEVAAETAAALASSSIVFRSSNPSYSKKLLRRAMEVFDFADKYRGSYSTSLGRWVCPFYCDWSGYEDELLWGAAWLYKASKNKKYWNYLVENISIMGSKHRKSTNNQIKMKGPTSGEFGWDNKDAGINILIANSSPLNNGDSLVRTTNLNADQFICGVLPESPTRNVNYSQGGLLFKPGGSNLQHTTAISFLILTYSTQLKRTNHVVKCGNNIIANSERLITLAKTQVDYILGNNPMKMSYMVGYGEKFPFKIHHRGSTLPSIDQHPGHIACKAGTPYFLSKKPNPNLLTGAVVGGPYPNDTYPDSRILFTQSEPTTYINAPLVGVLAFFKVHT